The DNA segment gcacgAAATACCGCAACCCAAaataggcaacaattaagaatttccatcagctgcccaggatcgtcgattgttcGACTAACTATGAGGATTAACTATCCCTTAAGAACTAATTTTAAGtaatggttggaataaccatttcacatttaagataagcttttctataataattgatgtataagtatcaaggctgctcctttggagaccttgcttAGATGGAATGTTGAATACCTATTGTTAAATAGAAGATTGGTACGTCCAATCATCAGGATCTGAAAATTTCCTTGGAAACAGCAAATAGGATCATACAAATCCTTGATCATCTATGAGATTGCCAGTGTTGGCAGAAAAATCAAAGGTTGATGaaaatagcaaccctcctaagtccttgttaaggaataaggttcaacaaagatatcactctggaagggtgtgccaatttGTTAATTACCAAGACTaagtaagctctgaatatataaaaatcattcgaaggaatcgaatgtatcatagaCCATATAACTTATGAGaaaaaacctatttaaggagcttggtggagctcgcaatgtattacaccctaaggattaagggatatgtttcgccaataagtcaagaagcactatcacataacggttggaagacttgtgatataatgataaacccgTATCGAATATGGATCCAAGGCGcgaagattttcacttcgatataggtgataaagtgttgcttaaagtatcgccctggaaaggggtgatgcgatttggtaagaaaggcaagctaagcccgagatacataggacctttcgagattgtcgaacgtgtcgggtcagtcgcttataagttaaacttgcctgaagaacttagcgctattcataatgtgttccacatctgtaatctgaagaagtatATCGCTGACAAATCActggtcataccgcatacagatatacacacagatgagagtttgaagttcttgaaaaaccattgtcgattgaggatcgacaggtaaagaagcttcggaggaagcatgtacctattgttaaggacaaatgggatgcccgtagaggtcccgaatacacgtgggaagtggaatccacgatgaaagagaaatatcctcgtTTGTTCCAGTAAAaatcgaggtcgagatttcttttaagggggtgaggatgtaacacctcgaaaatttacgtccaataatgtattgacacgtgtcatagactttgcatatgcgaaaataaactttagagggactaaagttgacaaacagtgaaaactatggaacgtaagggtccaaagtgtcaacaatggataaatagactctatgataaccctacataatgtttataaccctaaacggatggatcatggatcatacaaagcggaaatttgcccgaaagtgaggaattacaaactataggggctaaaagtgtcaacatgttgaatttatacctctgagtgaacttttggcagacccgaagccttgtaatgctaaaatgtactcactagaatatgtggtaaaaatttcatgaagtttcgttatcgtatgagaaagttatggccaaaaccgtacttgaggggttaaaagcgtcaacgtcgagtttcatgacttttcgggtgagcgcaaagttaaccgaggacattaccatgttggtaaatgtcccaaggttcttaaaaaccaagtttgagggtttacgagtcaagataaatagccaaaacctcgcgagcaaaggacagggaccaaaactgcaacatttGAAGAATGTTTGGACCTGCAGacccccaggcggcccgcctgggctgccttaagcgggccgcatggcctgcCCAGCAACAGAAAATCGTGAATTTTGCACTTTGGGTCAGTTTTGTGAGTGTATAACAGCTATGAGCACCTCCCATTTGCACCAATAGATGGCCATGCATGTAAGGACACCTGGAAGCCTCTCATAACACCTGAAAACACCTTATAATCTGATCAAACTCATCATTTGGGGGCACTTGTGTTAGAAACAAGAACACATACAAACTTGCAAGAACTCACAAGGCATTTcaggagcaatctgatcggcAAGGCAACCTCCTAGTgttatctaagcttcattaggacctttgtaagcattcatatcatcctctaattcgttctagctttgattattagccaaaagtcaaaccgttgttcatatagtttgactttttgattaaacgaaattggctctgtcatttctcaaattgaaaccacttttAAGTTGGTATtgatgtgggaaacaaaccctcaaaagggtattctctgattcccactctaagcatgctatttgtcgagtcaaagttgttcttaaaaagtcaacataaattgtttttgtgaaatatagcataaatggtaatgtagatgacatgcaatcagtttgatcatcaaaaaataactttataatgaacataagaatatgttttatcatgatcaactcgacatcctttagtataaactcggatcggaaccgaaagtcttgtaaaacgactttttcgttgactctcgattcggatccatgcatgcatgtttgagatctgtattggagtttatttttgaccattttttatttaagtttaactctctggaatttttacaacttgagtctatgcttaaccgattcatatgcatgtttccgattaatgcttaaagttgactattttgccctttttgatataaaacgtgatttttggaaaagtgaaagagtagaaatctttattactgatttataaacttgcaccgaaaatttgagatcagttggtggtccagattttgagttatggccgatatcgtaaaactatatctttatgtttaataaacggcgcattcagcgtataacctatttcaggccacgttttgatataaaactttttacccactgatgttatataatattttgggatttttgatgatttttatttaatttttggctgatcgtatcataggtcgctaagtcgattcggttaatgccggttttgaccgtttagaccataaaatgagttttataaatccttttgaccccaaacctttttctactgattttatttgttaaataaaatattttgagcattctggaaacataaaaatctcagctttcttttaaaaacctgGAAACGGCTTTAAATCgcacttttaagcgtttttaacgcatagtatgcgttacacccaaattaaacatataaggttcatacctactgatgtatttagtatatttttataaaataacagtaagtataaattcttgaactcagatttccagttttggcatttttagcccttgtgaaattaccaaaatacccctacggtgcatagtttgattttaaatgataagttttgtatacgggtcataccctactgttataatatgtcaaactaagtatatttactgtataaatcagacccgtaactcagatttccaatttaactcttttataatcttttaaataaccaaaatgcccttataaggcataaattgagtttaaattcattcggggcaatatagaacataacttgctgacattatatcatatttaaagcatattatctcagggaacttgcatatgactcttttgcctacccgtaacgctcttttagcgttcggttcggtttatgtaactagtttgcataaattgaccgaaacgggtcaaacgttatcatttttgtctcaaaatccagaatgtatttagtatacccatattatacaagtattcaaacttgtcgggactaaatcacattctatccggtcttcgcttaatcgtgcgcttgaaccgtatcgtccttaaaactaaccggtctaagcttaggcttaaataaagacccgttaggaatctaataggttattataaacctttgttccagaataggaggcctggtaaaagctacctacacttaccaattgtgattcatacttactcaggtaaatacattttgacttattttccctatacgggcttggggtacggtatatagaataccgcttgatcgagcgcacaaatcctgcacccttGGTTGTCCAGTTGGAATAGTTTgttcggctcgtttaaacagtcttgttttactttaagcatttggggggttattgaccgtgtcccggatatccttggcattatcttacgagatggccacgaccagagcacggggtgtaggcgtacacccgtcgtgtataactctttaatgtggtgtgtctattaatctttaacccggacagaagatcccgggctaccaaacgtacgagtagcatgtaattcgttcacaatttatactgcataattatcccaagttataaaaatgttttatgccatgtgcatttaaaccaattttcaatcattttcaaaatgagtcagttaatttgtatttaccagtgtaaactgacgtattttcccaaaaggttaagtgcaggtactatacgtactaggctggctgtttcctaagagcgtccacaatagtctcgcaagctcggacgacaataaactgttgaacaattatcttattttatttgatccgcctgtggatccgtttcaactattcGTGATATttaaatattacatttttttaagttgaaatgaatctatttctgcttccgctgtgcattattatattgtgttgtttgtctatgacgacgccaactacgtcaccataccccacaccgggcccaccggtgacacgtggagatcggggtgtgacaaattacatgtccttttatgcgttcagtagcccggatcctgtccgggttaaagattaatagacacaccacattgcgtaaaaccgtagtgtaaaaaccaacggctacgtcttttaataataatgtcgacataatataccgggtgtacgcctacaccgggatgtcgaggtcgtggccatttcgtaaaatgatgccaaggataaccgggacaacggtcattaaccccccaaaggcttttaagtaacaagactgtttaaatgagccgatcacattattcaattaaccacctaagcgatggaagatatgatgctcaatcaagcggtattaatataccgtatcccaagcccgtataagggaaaataagttaaaagtatttacctttgcaagtatattcctttaATAGATTACGTcacaggtagcttttactggggctcctattctggaacgaaggttttaattaacctattagaatcctaacgagtctttatattggccgtagcctagaccggttggttccgaaatataaatacggtttaatcgcgcgaaaaggcgaaaaccgagaatggagtgtgattctgacccaacaagttcagagacttgttttatatgggtttaaggttcacactctggattttggggtcaaaataatatggtttgacccatatcggctaatttatgaaaactagtttcataagccgaatcgtgcgcgcaataggcgcaacggttAACCacgagagtcctacgcttatttcctaagtcaatatgccttaaagaggttgtggtatcagtaggataccttccgtgatgcccgtaacgagtttaagttaatattatgccccgtaggggtttttcggtcattttaaagacttttaaagagcttttcgagttctacaggaaatctgagtttcccgaacagtttataaagtttaaaatactttatttattatttaaaatcagtagcaactggaatcgggtcaaaagaccatgtagaactcatgttttggccgaaaagggcatattcggtatttaccgaaccgtagccataaccgcaggttatgagcaaggtaaaaattattaaaaatctttaaaattccaaaaatattattttataacagtgggtaaaagttttggtgacgaaatcttggtttagataggcgttatgctaattgcgccgtttattacaaaagtttactttaattgcgctttttagcataactctcattctagacctcagattgacgtgaaactttaaggacatgcttataatttagtaatcaaggttatggtccgttcacgcgcCCGAAATGCTCGTTTTATTtaaaaaagggcgttacggtcaacttttaggcgattaacggaaatgcgtaaaagactcggacaaacaatgaaccggtcacagagggttataccatcatgtaacctggtcctaagagagtcctaaggcatatctatacctcactaaaacgggtcagaactgaagtcaaagcaaaagtcaaacttttgcgacattcggctccgaaccgggtcaatatagcaaatggtcgattcaaacgagcgcaaacaagtttatatacttaatatcatgttttatgagtgccaaaacaggtttcatagcatatacattacagattatgtacaaaatggcaaaatgactttctgttgactttttaagtgcacgtttgactcgacattcgacatagttagagtggtgatcagagggaacccttttaggggtttactacccatataaataccaacccataactacttttgatccgacaattcactggaccatttgtgaattatcgctatgacaaccgttagttacgacggtttggtttataagctaaatctagtGAAAAACAAGACCACAATggatttgaacgacttacagaagttgagacttgcttagagaacagagaagaatgcttgagagcctttagaatgaccagagaagtgtGCTTTGAGTTGTGTGATAGTTATGAACACAATgtgcctatttatagtgaaaaataagctccaagatcattacacattggtctacactgatcatggatgatgggcaggtgtcccatggtgctatgggtcgagtagggggcgcccatgcttcattaattgatggtttgatcgttcacaagctcaaaaggcataaaaagccaaagtttctgcatctgggcgtcccacgcggcccgcatgggagtttaTGCACATTTTAACTCGGGCCGCCTAATGTTCAAACATCAAACGCGATTAAggggtggctcgcggcccgcctccacTTAACCCAAAAcacaacgcgggtcgcgagaggcttgattttcaggtttttttttaaaatcttttgtaatcattacgaaatcctggtaattaataacgaaatctttcgtaattattaacctgacctctcgggtttgaaggggtaactttgcggtttggcccttggttaattacaattaagggccttgtgttatttacccgcttagttaagtccctggttagtttatttaattattcggaaagccttaactttcattgttgacgcttttaacctttctcatacgaatttgaccataactttctcgttttaaaacggaacttcgcggaatttatacggtatattctagtgagcgtataatactgttacaaagcctcgggagcgttaaagggtcactcagaggtataattaaacatgttgacacagttaacccctgtagcttgaaatctctcactttcttccgcgtttcgcttccgtacgatccatgatttattcgtttgaaggtataagcaccacttagggttactatacagtatatttacccttgtttgacatttattaccctcgaatttacatacattcaaggtctgtcaatattagtcctttatttaatatcaatgccacgtgtaaacaaatgacacgtgttaacacatcattggacacaaaaattcgaggtgttacaccttcCTTCCCCAAACGCTTTTTAATGCCTTCCACGATACTGCGGTTGGCTCTTTCTACTTGCCCATTAGCCTGGGGATGGGCAACCGAAGCAAAACTCTGCTCAATCTGCATTCTTTGGCACCATGTTTTGAATGGTTTTTCCGCAAACTGTTTTCCGTTGTCACTTACTATACAAAGGGGCATTCCGAATCTGCATACTATGCTTTCCCAGACAAACCTTAGCACTTGCTCTCCTGTGATGGTCCGGAGGGGTTTAGCTTCAatccattttgtgaagtaatcaatgGCGACCAACAGGAATCTCACCCCTCCGGTGGAAGCTGGGAAAGGGCCAACAATGTCAATCCCCCATTTCTGGAATGGCCATGCGGAGGTTACGGGGATAAGGTTGTTTTTGGCCATGTGGCTAACAGGTGCGTGCCTTTGGCAATCTTCACATGCTTGTAGTTCCCTGACGGCACTTTGGTGCATACCAGGCCAAAAATACCCGGCATTCATAGCCTTAGCGACGACCATTCTTGGTCCAGCATGAATGCCGCAAATTCCCCAGTGGATTTCCCTAATGACATAACTGGCTTCTTCTGGAGTTAAGCATTTCAGGAGTGGACCCAGGAAGGTCTTTCTGTAAAGTTGTCCATCATGGACCTGATACTGCAGCGCTTTTACTTTTATCTTCCGGGCTTGAGCTTTCTCCTCCGGTAGTAAGCCATCTTTCAAATATTCCAAGATCGGAGTCATCCAAGATTTTTGTTGCACAGAGACGGACATTACAGGTCCCGCTTGTTGAACGGCCGGAGCTTGTAAAGTTTCGACTAGCACTTCTTTAGATAAGTGGCAAAATGCTACGGAAGCAAGTTTGCTTAAAGCATCCGCCTTCTTATTCTTGCTTCGCGGTATATGAACAATCTTGCAAGAATCGAATGAAGCGATCAAACTGTTAACTTGGCTTAGATACCGGATCATGTTTTCTTCTCGTGCTTCATACTCTCCGCTAATCTGATTGGCGACTAGTAATGAATCAACATGTGCTAATACGGAGGACGCACCGGCTTTTGCTGCGGTTTGGAGCCCTGCTAggagagcctcatattctgcttcgttGTTTGAGGTCTTAAAATCGAAGCGTAAGGCGTAAGTGTATTCCATTCCCTCTGGATCTATCAGGATCAACCCGGCTCCTGGCCCCTCTTTGCTGGAGGCTCCGTCTGTATATAGGTTCCATACTTTTGGCGGGACGGTCTTTTCTTTGGTACTTTCCCCGACTGGTACCTCTGCAAGGAAATCGGCCACAGCCTGACCCTTTACCGGTCCCCTAGTTCGGTAGGTGATATCGAATGCGCTGAGTTCGATAGCCCACTTGGTTAAGCGTCCTGAAACCTCGGGCTTTCTAAGAATTTGTTGGATCTGGAGATCAGTTCGCACCTCTATGTTAAAAGCCTGAAAATATCTTCGGAGGCGTCTGGAGGCATGCACCAATGCGAGTGCCAATTTTTCTATCATTGGGTACCTAGTTTCATAATCTTTCAGGATGCGGCTTACGTAGTAAACTGGGATTTGTGCTTGATCCCGATATACCACGAGTACCGCACTTACCGTGAAATGAGAGGCGGAGAGATACACTGTGACAGTTTCACCAGTAATTGGGGCGGTCAAAGTGGGTAACGATCCGAGACATACTTTCAACTCTTGGAATGCCGAATCAGCTTCCGGTGTCCATACTATCTGACCTTTTTCTGTTCGCTTCTTTAACACATTCATGAAAGGGATGGAGCAGTCAGCTGCTTTTGATACAAAACGATGGAGTGCTACCAACTTCCCATTTAATGATTGGATTTCTTTGACCGTCTTTGGGGGCTGCATGGAGACTACTGCCTCGATTTTGTCTGGATGTGCCTGTATTCCGGATCGTGTTATCCATACCCCTAGAAACTTTCCTTCTTCCAAGCCAAAAGAGCACTTTTTGGGGTTAAGTTTGAGATTGATACTCCGAAGCCTGGCAAAGGTTTCGAGTATATCGTCGATCATATTATCTTCGGCTTGACTTTTTATGACCaagtcatccacataaatttctAGATTTCTTCCGATCTGGTCTTTGAACGCTTTATCCATCAATCTTTGGTACGTCGCTCTGGCGTTTTTTTATCCGAATGGCATTTTAGTATAACAGAAGAGGCCCTCGTTTGTTATGAACGCGGTCTTGTCTTCGTCTTCCAAAGCCATTTGGATTTGGTGATAACCTTTATATGCGTCCAAAAAGCATTTGAGGCGGAAACGAGAAAGAGAATCAATTTTTAAATCGATCTCTGGCAAAGGATAGCAATCCTTCGGACAAGCGTTGTTTAGATCGGAGaagtcgacgcacattctccaaGTCTTATCTTTCTTTGTTACCATTACTGGATTAGAGACCCATGTCTGGTACCGTACTTCCCTGATGATTCCGGCACTTAGTAGCTTCCGCACGTCCTCGGAGATAGCCTTGTTTCGGGCTGGG comes from the Helianthus annuus cultivar XRQ/B chromosome 4, HanXRQr2.0-SUNRISE, whole genome shotgun sequence genome and includes:
- the LOC110934017 gene encoding uncharacterized protein LOC110934017; protein product: MDKAFKDQIGRNLEIYVDDLVIKSQAEDNMIDDILETFARLRSINLKLNPKKCSFGLEEGKFLGVWITRSGIQAHPDKIEAVVSMQPPKTVKEIQSLNGKLVALHRFVSKAADCSIPFMNVLKKRTEKGQIVWTPEADSAFQELKVCLGSLPTLTAPITGETVTVYLSASHFTVSAVLVVYRDQAQIPVYYVSRILKDYETRYPMIEKLALALVHASRRLRRYFQAFNIEVRTDLQIQQILRKPEVSGRLTKWAIELSAFDITYRTRGPVKGQAVADFLAEVPVGESTKEKTVPPKVWNLYTDGASSKEGPGAGLILIDPEGMEYTYALRFDFKTSNNEAEYEALLAGLQTAAKAGASSVLAHVDSLLVANQISGEYEAREENMIRYLSQVNSLIASFDSCKIVHIPRSKNKKADALSKLASVAFCHLSKEVLVETLQAPAVQQAGPVMSVSVQQKSWMTPILEYLKDGLLPEEKAQARKIKVKALQYQVHDGQLYRKTFLGPLLKCLTPEEASYVIREIHWGICGIHAGPRMVVAKAMNAGYFWPGMHQSAVRELQACEDCQRHAPVSHMAKNNLIPVTSAWPFQKWGIDIVGPFPASTGGVRFLLVAIDYFTKWIEAKPLRTITGEQVLRLSRVLLRLPIPRLMGK